The following proteins come from a genomic window of Musa acuminata AAA Group cultivar baxijiao chromosome BXJ1-7, Cavendish_Baxijiao_AAA, whole genome shotgun sequence:
- the LOC135679713 gene encoding peptide-N4-(N-acetyl-beta-glucosaminyl)asparagine amidase A-like, whose translation MHPNLYELSFLLLHLYFAAFICTTEASSPSLFDGNLELPGGSIPSVSLEHLDPTLPPALPTQTPHCSLVVLQHDFADTVGATPASANYTHPSDCPFPWTRVVLELSVDATDIQESRVAAIWIDGAEVLRTVTPIPMARGAFWRVHKDVTRYTALLRRLADGGGVISMMMENSNKVLPGVFSANVSLHYFRGPVDDGGSKFMSNAAHPSVRSLYREPADLILPISKPDGQYGSGFWYRIDNETGVESTTVAIPRNTYRAVLEIFVSYHGEDESWYTNPLRNNYLHQPTAAKVSAPRANGAFRQAYATIDGKYVGGHVPFPVIYSSAINPVFWSPVAAIGAFDMPSYDLDLTPFLALMLDGRPHEIGLGVCSALPHWLVNANLHLWVDFWSDAVQAGPVEYFVPAIQMNRNAEWRNPDGQSEIGAEGLERFAGWVSSSRGNLTTEVRHKIKLKSQVQVQNRGAVTQIDFILKERTMVTVMRGNQWLARAQTVMDAPLQVQTAIVNAAGVPVLQKTRLFHQLMEAVSLSEGQAGATTTRELTDRQDAEGSALVGGGWGSGRSRSSYQYRDGSKCYARNVATAGGAVIQDRKASCFAVADDA comes from the coding sequence ATGCATCCCAATCTATATGAGTTAtcctttctcctcctccatctctaCTTTGCCGCCTTCATTTGCACCACAGAGGCATCATCACCATCTCTTTTTGATGGCAATCTTGAGCTCCCGGGAGGTTCCATTCCAAGCGTGTCACTAGAACACTTAGACCCCACCCTCCCCCCGGCCCTCCCCACCCAGACTCCGCACTGTTCCCTGGTCGTCCTCCAACACGACTTCGCTGACACCGTCGGCGCGACGCCGGCCTCCGCCAACTATACTCACCCCTCAGACTGCCCCTTCCCATGGACGCGCGTCGTCCTCGAGCTCAGCGTCGACGCCACAGACATCCAGGAGTCACGAGTCGCCGCCATCTGGATCGACGGCGCCGAGGTCCTCCGCACCGTCACCCCCATCCCCATGGCTCGCGGCGCTTTCTGGCGCGTCCACAAGGACGTCACCCGGTACACGGCCCTCCTCCGCCGCCTGGCTGACGGCGGCGGCGTTATCTCCATGATGATGGAGAACTCAAACAAGGTCCTTCCCGGCGTCTTCAGCGCCAACGTCTCCCTCCATTACTTCCGCGGCCCGGTCGACGACGGCGGGTCGAAGTTCATGTCTAATGCGGCTCACCCGTCCGTTAGATCCCTTTACCGCGAGCCCGCGGACCTCATCCTCCCCATCTCCAAGCCCGACGGACAATATGGATCCGGCTTTTGGTACCGTATTGACAACGAAACCGGCGTCGAGTCCACCACCGTCGCCATCCCCAGAAACACATACCGCGCCGTCCTTGAAATCTTTGTGTCATATCATGGCGAGGATGAATCATGGTACACTAATCCATTGAGAAATAACTATCTTCACCAGCCAACTGCAGCCAAGGTTTCGGCACCGCGAGCCAACGGCGCGTTTCGGCAGGCCTACGCCACAATCGACGGGAAGTACGTAGGCGGACACGTTCCCTTTCCGGTCATCTACTCGAGCGCCATCAACCCCGTCTTCTGGTCCCCGGTGGCGGCAATCGGCGCGTTCGACATGCCGTCCTACGACCTCGACCTGACGCCTTTCCTGGCGCTGATGCTAGACGGGCGGCCCCACGAGATCGGGCTGGGTGTGTGCAGCGCCCTGCCACACTGGCTCGTGAACGCCAACCTCCACCTCTGGGTCGACTTTTGGTCGGACGCGGTGCAGGCCGGTCCGGTGGAGTATTTTGTCCCGGCCATCCAGATGAACCGCAACGCTGAGTGGCGCAACCCCGACGGCCAGTCCGAGATCGGGGCCGAGGGGCTCGAACGGTTCGCCGGGTGGGTGAGCTCGTCGAGGGGTAACCTCACCACCGAGGTGCGGCATAAGATCAAGCTGAAGAGCCAGGTGCAGGTGCAGAACCGCGGGGCGGTGACCCAGATCGATTTCATCCTCAAGGAGAGGACGATGGTGACTGTGATGAGGGGAAACCAGTGGCTCGCCCGGGCGCAGACGGTGATGGATGCTCCCTTGCAGGTGCAGACCGCGATCGTGAACGCAGCGGGCGTGCCGGTGCTGCAGAAGACGCGGCTCTTCCACCAGCTGATGGAGGCGGTGAGCCTGAGCGAGGGGCAGGCCGGGGCGACGACGACGAGAGAGCTGACCGACCGGCAGGATGCGGAGGGATCGGCTCTGGTGGGCGGCGGATGGGGGAGTGGAAGGAGCCGGTCGTCATACCAGTACAGGGACGGGAGCAAGTGCTACGCTCGGAACGTGGCCACGGCTGGCGGGGCGGTCATCCAGGACAGGAAGGCCTCCTGCTTTGCCGTGGCTGATGATGCCTGA